The Victivallis sp. Marseille-Q1083 DNA window CTCAGGCTTTGGAATAATTTCCGTTGCGGATACAGGCGGTACACATTTTGACCGTCTTCACCGTGCCGTTGTCGTTGATCCGAACATTCTGGATATTCGGTTCGAAAGTACGCTTGCCGTTTTTGACGACGTGCAAACCGATACCGCCGGCCTTTTTGGCCAAACCTTTGTGGATAATGCGGCCGCC harbors:
- the rpmB gene encoding 50S ribosomal protein L28, with translation MSNVCQMCGKGKAEGGRIIHKGLAKKAGGIGLHVVKNGKRTFEPNIQNVRINDNGTVKTVKMCTACIRNGNYSKA